Proteins co-encoded in one Diaminobutyricimonas sp. LJ205 genomic window:
- a CDS encoding FtsK/SpoIIIE domain-containing protein, protein MRLKVTLARDTGSSDDIVITTDAAASIGEIARTLTRVDPEASGPNATRSIDDRALTLQATLPGHTESLLLPPDAPVGEAWIGSGATVSLADAGVFYSPASTGRGPTLATLRVLSGPDAGREFPLTAGTSVLGREAGCDIVLSDRMISKRHVRFEVSNVVEMVDLGSANGVVVDGGLVGRLRIEKSERLLIGDSEVVVTIVGHVADAATPTAGPIFFNRSPRVEARYPGQQYTGPEVPQEIDTPPFPFLAMIAPMIMGAALFYFTRSPLSIIFVAMSPLLMIGNYVTQILARKKKQKDAIAKFDARLAALDETLTREKVDERERRLLEAPSTAEVDQESRRLGTALWTRRPEHWSFLNVRLGTGTMPSRNSIKGDSKPEALPDFQERFDALVEKNLTVDGVPLLDNLHDSGALGIAGAPATAAQSANSLLVQLSGLHSPAELAVAAIVSPEWSAPLEWLKWLPHTSSPHSPLGDGSHLADSASSCAALVSALEELISTRLDRARNARRRGAMGDGDAAVERGAEVGQAEGANNGSPAPVPALVLLISDDAPVDRARLVQLAESAADAGVYPIWVAADVPSLPAVCRTWLELGDVPQAARVGYVRLGQVCEPIQTEYMTSEAALDFARRMAPVIDAGALVADASDLPRSVSMITLLGHELAEQSEAVIDRWRQNESLHDRTPGAVPRKRRAGRLRAIVGSSGVDAMHLDLRSQGPHALVGGTTGSGKSEFLQAWVLGMAAEYSPDRVTFLFVDYKGGSAFADCVTLPHTVGLVTDLSPHLVQRALTSLRAELHHREHLLNRKKAKDLLELEKRGDPESPPALVLVIDEFAALVGEVPEFVDGVVDIAQRGRSLGIHLIMATQRPAGVIKDNLRANTNLRIALRVADESDSMDVVGVKDAGHFDPGLPGRAIAKTGPGRLTLFQSGYAGGWTSRTPDRPGIEVAQLRFGSEHKWEEPGKSDVVEQRDLGPTDQQRLVRSIAQAAAAASVPPPRRPWLDELAVVYDLGKLRQRTDTALLLGVADLPHRQQQEPVYFQPDVDGNIAIFGTGASGKSTALRTLAVAAGITPRGGPVDVYGLDFGGGGLRMLEQLPHVGAVINGDDSERVIRLFRQLKQELESRAARYAQANAATITDYRALAGKPNEKRILLVLDGYPSFRQEFEIPSGRSGWYGVFQDIVSGGRQLGIHVAFSADRPGSVPSAISSGVQRRIVLRLADETGYGMLDVPAGILGSKSPAGRAVIDGYETQIAVFGGSSVVADQSAALAGLATAMRGAGRTDAPAVRSLPREFPPSMLPDHSDGLPVLGLSEDDLGPLPFDPVGTLLVAGPPASGRSTALAGLVSSLNRFDPDARLYYIGNRRSKLAGDARFTAHATSIDEAAALARSLVDAVADEDTEGRIAIVVEQLADFLTSAADQPLVDLIKAVKRSEHLLIAEGETSTWSSSWPLLGEIKNSRRGLLLQPETIEGDLLLKTQLPRVQRADFPEGRGMWIAGGKSVRVQLPLA, encoded by the coding sequence ATGCGGCTCAAGGTCACCCTCGCGCGCGACACTGGTTCCAGCGACGACATCGTCATCACTACGGATGCCGCGGCCAGTATCGGCGAGATCGCACGCACGCTGACCCGAGTCGACCCCGAAGCATCCGGCCCCAACGCCACCCGCAGCATCGACGACCGGGCGCTGACCCTGCAGGCGACCCTGCCCGGCCACACCGAGTCCCTGCTGCTGCCGCCCGACGCGCCGGTCGGGGAGGCCTGGATCGGCTCCGGAGCCACCGTCAGCCTCGCCGACGCTGGAGTGTTCTATTCGCCGGCGTCGACCGGCCGCGGACCTACCCTCGCAACACTGCGCGTGCTCAGCGGACCGGATGCCGGCCGCGAGTTCCCGCTCACCGCAGGCACCAGCGTGCTCGGCCGGGAAGCCGGCTGCGACATCGTGCTCAGCGACCGGATGATCTCCAAGCGGCATGTGCGCTTCGAGGTCTCGAACGTGGTCGAGATGGTCGACCTCGGCTCCGCAAACGGTGTTGTCGTCGACGGTGGACTCGTCGGCCGGCTGCGCATCGAGAAGTCCGAGCGGCTGCTGATCGGCGACTCCGAGGTGGTGGTCACGATCGTCGGCCACGTGGCCGATGCGGCGACGCCGACGGCCGGCCCGATCTTCTTCAACCGGTCACCGCGGGTGGAGGCGCGCTACCCCGGCCAGCAGTACACCGGCCCCGAGGTGCCGCAGGAGATCGACACCCCGCCGTTCCCGTTCCTCGCGATGATCGCGCCGATGATCATGGGCGCCGCGCTGTTCTACTTCACACGCAGTCCGCTCTCGATCATCTTCGTGGCGATGTCACCGCTGCTGATGATCGGCAACTACGTCACCCAGATCCTCGCTCGCAAGAAGAAGCAGAAGGACGCGATCGCCAAGTTCGACGCGCGCCTCGCCGCCCTCGACGAGACGCTCACGCGCGAGAAGGTGGACGAGCGCGAACGCCGCCTGCTCGAGGCGCCGTCCACTGCCGAGGTCGATCAGGAATCCCGCCGGCTCGGCACCGCACTCTGGACCCGGCGGCCCGAGCACTGGTCGTTCCTCAACGTGCGGCTCGGCACCGGCACGATGCCGAGCCGGAACAGCATCAAGGGCGACAGCAAACCGGAGGCGCTGCCCGACTTCCAGGAGCGCTTCGACGCCCTCGTCGAGAAGAACCTCACCGTCGACGGCGTGCCGCTGCTGGACAACCTGCATGACTCCGGCGCGCTCGGAATCGCCGGCGCGCCCGCAACCGCCGCGCAATCGGCAAACTCTCTGCTCGTGCAGCTGAGCGGCCTGCACTCGCCCGCCGAACTCGCGGTCGCCGCGATCGTGTCACCGGAATGGTCCGCCCCGCTGGAGTGGTTGAAGTGGCTGCCGCACACCTCCAGCCCGCACAGCCCACTCGGTGACGGCAGCCACCTCGCCGACAGCGCCTCCAGCTGTGCCGCCCTGGTGTCTGCCCTCGAGGAACTCATCTCCACTCGCCTCGACCGCGCCAGGAACGCCCGCCGCCGCGGCGCCATGGGCGACGGCGACGCCGCCGTCGAGCGCGGCGCCGAGGTCGGCCAGGCCGAGGGCGCTAACAACGGCTCGCCCGCGCCGGTGCCCGCCCTGGTGCTGCTGATCTCTGACGACGCCCCGGTCGACCGCGCCCGGCTCGTCCAGCTGGCCGAATCCGCGGCCGACGCCGGCGTGTACCCGATCTGGGTCGCCGCCGACGTGCCCTCACTGCCTGCGGTCTGCCGCACGTGGCTCGAACTCGGCGATGTGCCGCAGGCGGCCCGGGTCGGCTACGTCCGCCTCGGTCAGGTCTGCGAGCCGATCCAAACCGAGTACATGACCAGCGAGGCCGCCCTCGACTTCGCGCGCAGGATGGCGCCGGTCATCGACGCCGGCGCACTGGTTGCGGATGCCTCGGATCTGCCCCGCTCGGTGTCCATGATCACCCTGCTCGGCCACGAGCTCGCCGAGCAGTCCGAGGCGGTCATCGACCGCTGGCGGCAGAACGAGTCGCTGCACGACCGCACCCCGGGGGCGGTGCCGCGCAAGCGGCGTGCCGGCCGGCTGCGGGCGATCGTCGGGTCCAGCGGTGTCGATGCCATGCACCTCGACCTGCGGTCGCAGGGCCCGCACGCCCTGGTCGGCGGCACGACCGGGTCGGGCAAGAGCGAGTTCCTGCAGGCGTGGGTGCTCGGCATGGCCGCCGAGTACAGTCCCGACCGGGTGACCTTCCTGTTCGTCGACTACAAGGGCGGCTCCGCGTTCGCCGACTGCGTCACGCTGCCGCACACGGTCGGCCTCGTCACCGACCTCAGCCCGCACCTGGTGCAGCGCGCACTGACCAGTCTGCGTGCCGAATTGCACCACCGCGAGCACCTGCTGAACCGCAAAAAGGCCAAGGACCTGCTCGAACTCGAGAAGCGCGGCGACCCGGAAAGCCCACCCGCGCTCGTGCTGGTCATCGACGAGTTCGCCGCGCTGGTCGGTGAGGTGCCCGAGTTCGTCGACGGGGTCGTCGACATCGCCCAGCGTGGTCGTTCGCTTGGCATCCACCTGATCATGGCCACCCAGCGTCCGGCCGGCGTGATCAAGGACAACCTGCGCGCCAACACCAACCTGCGCATCGCGCTTCGCGTCGCCGACGAGTCCGACAGCATGGATGTGGTCGGGGTCAAGGATGCCGGGCACTTCGATCCCGGGCTGCCCGGTCGTGCGATAGCGAAGACCGGCCCCGGCCGGCTGACCCTGTTCCAGTCCGGCTACGCCGGCGGCTGGACCTCGCGCACCCCCGACCGGCCCGGAATCGAGGTGGCGCAACTGCGATTCGGCTCCGAGCACAAGTGGGAGGAACCGGGCAAGTCCGACGTCGTCGAACAGCGCGACCTCGGCCCCACCGACCAGCAGCGGCTGGTGCGCTCCATCGCGCAGGCTGCGGCCGCGGCATCCGTCCCCCCGCCTCGCCGGCCCTGGCTCGACGAACTGGCCGTGGTGTACGACCTCGGCAAGCTGCGCCAGCGCACCGACACCGCACTGCTGCTTGGCGTCGCCGACCTGCCGCACCGGCAGCAGCAGGAACCGGTGTACTTCCAGCCCGACGTCGACGGCAACATCGCGATCTTCGGCACCGGCGCCTCGGGCAAGTCCACCGCGCTCCGCACCCTCGCTGTCGCCGCCGGGATCACCCCGCGCGGCGGTCCGGTCGACGTCTATGGCCTCGACTTCGGCGGTGGCGGGCTCCGGATGCTGGAGCAATTGCCGCACGTCGGCGCGGTCATCAACGGCGACGACAGCGAACGGGTCATCCGACTGTTCCGCCAGCTGAAGCAGGAACTCGAATCGCGGGCGGCCCGGTACGCACAGGCCAACGCGGCGACGATCACCGACTACCGCGCGCTGGCCGGCAAACCGAACGAGAAGCGCATCCTGCTGGTGCTCGACGGCTACCCGAGCTTCCGGCAGGAGTTCGAAATCCCGAGCGGACGCTCCGGCTGGTACGGCGTCTTCCAGGACATCGTCAGCGGCGGCCGCCAGCTCGGCATCCACGTCGCCTTCAGCGCCGACCGGCCCGGTTCGGTGCCGAGCGCCATCTCCTCTGGCGTGCAGCGCCGGATCGTGCTGCGCCTGGCCGACGAAACCGGCTACGGAATGCTCGACGTGCCCGCGGGCATCCTCGGCTCCAAGTCGCCAGCCGGTCGCGCGGTCATCGACGGCTACGAGACGCAGATCGCGGTCTTCGGCGGCAGCTCGGTGGTCGCCGACCAGTCCGCGGCGCTCGCAGGACTCGCCACCGCGATGCGCGGAGCCGGACGGACGGATGCCCCGGCGGTACGCTCGCTGCCCCGCGAGTTCCCGCCATCGATGCTGCCCGACCACTCCGACGGCCTGCCCGTGCTCGGACTCAGCGAAGACGACCTCGGCCCGCTGCCATTCGACCCGGTCGGCACCCTGCTCGTCGCCGGGCCGCCGGCCAGCGGACGGTCGACCGCGCTCGCCGGCCTGGTCAGTTCGCTGAACCGGTTCGATCCCGACGCGAGGCTGTACTACATCGGCAACCGGCGCTCGAAACTGGCGGGTGACGCCCGGTTCACCGCGCACGCGACCTCCATCGATGAAGCCGCCGCGCTCGCCCGCTCGCTGGTCGACGCGGTCGCCGATGAGGACACCGAGGGGCGCATCGCGATCGTCGTCGAGCAGCTCGCCGACTTCCTCACGAGCGCTGCCGACCAGCCGCTGGTCGATCTGATCAAGGCGGTCAAGCGCAGCGAGCACCTGCTGATCGCCGAAGGCGAGACCTCCACCTGGAGTTCGTCCTGGCCGCTGCTCGGTGAGATCAAGAACAGCCGGCGCGGCCTGCTGCTGCAGCCGGAGACCATCGAGGGCGACCTGCTGCTGAAGACGCAGCTGCCCCGCGTGCAGCGCGCCGACTTCCCCGAGGGACGCGGCATGTGGATCGCCGGCGGCAAGTCGGTGCGCGTGCAGCTGCCGCTCGCGTGA
- the rpoC gene encoding DNA-directed RNA polymerase subunit beta', translating into MLEATTFDELRIGLATAEDIRKWSYGEVKKPETINYRTLKPEKDGLFGEQIFGPSRDWECACGKYKRVRFKGIVCERCGVEVTKSAVRRERMGHIELAAPVTHIWYFKGVPSRLGYLLDMAPKDLEKVIYFAAYMVISVDEDGRHADLPGLENEIRLEMKTLEGQRDARIADRLKKLEDDLAVLEEEGAKADQKRKTKDAAEKEMGQVRKSFDEQINQLERVWDDFRNLKVGDLKPEDSVFHELQDRFGLYFEAHMGAEAIQKRLQNFDLAAESELLHEQISGGKGQKKIRAIKRLRVVNSFLQTGNSPAAMVLDVVPVIPPELRPMVQLDGGRFATSDLNDLYRRVINRNNRLRRLLDLGAPEIIVNNEKRMLQEAVDALFDNGRRGRPVTGTGNRALKSLSDMLKGKQGRFRQNLLGKRVDYSGRSVIIVGPQLKLHQCGLPKQMALELFKPFVIKRLIDLSHAQNIKSAKRMVERSRPQVWDVLEEIIRERPVLLNRAPTLHRLGIQAFEPQLVEGKAIQLHPLVCAAFNADFDGDQMAVHLPLSVEAQAEARILMLASNNILKPSDGRPVTLPTQDMIIGLHHLTTVREGAEGEGRAFSSVAEAILAFDQKSLDLNAMVKIRLVGGKFEGGVELKETTLGRAIFNETLPVDYKWVEEVADKGRLSQLVNDLAERYPKVEVAATLDRVKDAGFYWATRSGVTVALSDILTPPSKPEIVAKYELQAGKVQDQFDKGLTTDLERRQELIQIWTKATEEVAKAMQENFPQDNTINRMVTSGARGNWLQVRNIAGMRGLVNNPKGEIIPRPIISSYREGLSVAEYFIATHGARKGLADTALRTADSGYLTRRLVDVSQDVIIREDDCGTSKGLDLAIAVEDHTGAWVRDANVENSVYARSLAADAVNEAGEVVAPAGSDVGDVLIDDLVAKGVRTIKVRSVLTCESAVGVCAACYGRSLATGKLVDIGEAVGIIAAQSIGEPGTQLTMRTFHTGGSASADDITQGLPRVTELFEARTPKGASPIAEAAGRITIEDTDRQRRLILTPDNGDEPHIYPVLKRATLLVEDGQHVELGQQLHVGNLDPKEVLRVRGVRAVQLHLVDGVQGVYRSQGVPIHDKHIEVIVRQMLRKVTVVEHGDTDLLPGELVDRSRYNEMNRAALTEGRKTASARQEVMGITKASLATESWLSAASFQETTRVLTQAAMEGKSDPLMGLKENVIIGKLIPAGTGLGKYRNVSVEATEEAKAERYPNRIFSDDASFNEADLSFVDFDSFSSDEPGTYL; encoded by the coding sequence TTGCTCGAAGCTACAACTTTTGACGAGCTGCGGATCGGCCTCGCGACGGCTGAAGACATCCGCAAGTGGTCGTACGGTGAGGTCAAGAAGCCCGAAACCATCAACTACCGCACGCTGAAGCCTGAGAAGGACGGCCTGTTCGGCGAGCAGATCTTCGGACCCTCCCGCGACTGGGAGTGCGCCTGTGGCAAGTACAAGCGCGTGCGCTTCAAGGGCATCGTGTGTGAGCGCTGTGGCGTTGAGGTCACCAAGTCCGCGGTCCGCCGTGAGCGCATGGGCCACATCGAACTGGCCGCACCGGTCACCCACATCTGGTACTTCAAGGGCGTTCCGTCGCGCTTGGGCTACCTGCTGGACATGGCGCCGAAGGACCTCGAGAAGGTCATCTACTTCGCCGCGTACATGGTCATCTCGGTGGATGAGGACGGCCGTCACGCCGACCTGCCGGGTCTCGAGAACGAGATCCGCCTCGAGATGAAGACCCTTGAGGGCCAGCGCGACGCTCGCATCGCCGACCGCCTGAAGAAGCTCGAGGATGACCTCGCGGTTCTCGAGGAGGAAGGCGCCAAGGCTGACCAGAAGCGCAAGACGAAGGATGCCGCCGAGAAGGAGATGGGTCAGGTCCGCAAGTCGTTCGACGAGCAGATCAACCAGCTCGAGCGCGTCTGGGACGACTTCCGCAACCTGAAGGTCGGCGACCTCAAGCCCGAAGACAGCGTGTTCCACGAGCTGCAGGACCGGTTCGGCCTGTACTTCGAGGCACACATGGGCGCCGAGGCGATCCAGAAGCGCCTGCAGAACTTCGACCTGGCTGCCGAGTCCGAGCTGCTGCACGAGCAGATCTCGGGCGGCAAGGGCCAGAAGAAGATCCGCGCGATCAAGCGTCTGCGTGTCGTCAACTCGTTCCTGCAGACCGGCAACTCGCCGGCCGCCATGGTGCTCGACGTCGTTCCGGTGATCCCGCCGGAGCTGCGCCCGATGGTGCAGCTGGACGGTGGCCGCTTCGCGACCTCCGACCTGAACGACCTGTACCGCCGCGTGATCAACCGCAACAACCGTCTGCGCCGTCTGCTTGACCTCGGGGCTCCCGAGATCATCGTGAACAACGAGAAGCGGATGCTGCAGGAGGCCGTCGACGCCCTGTTCGACAACGGCCGCCGTGGTCGCCCGGTCACCGGTACCGGTAACCGCGCCCTCAAGTCCCTCAGCGACATGCTGAAGGGTAAGCAGGGTCGGTTCCGTCAGAACCTGCTCGGTAAGCGCGTCGACTACTCCGGCCGTTCGGTCATCATCGTCGGCCCGCAGCTGAAGCTGCACCAGTGTGGTCTGCCCAAGCAGATGGCGCTGGAGCTGTTCAAGCCGTTCGTGATCAAGCGCCTCATCGACCTGAGCCACGCGCAGAACATCAAGAGCGCCAAGCGCATGGTGGAGCGTTCGCGTCCGCAGGTGTGGGACGTGCTCGAGGAGATCATCCGCGAGCGTCCGGTGCTGCTGAACCGTGCACCAACCCTGCACCGTCTCGGCATCCAGGCGTTCGAGCCGCAGCTGGTCGAGGGTAAGGCCATCCAGCTGCACCCGCTCGTCTGTGCCGCGTTCAACGCCGACTTCGACGGCGACCAGATGGCCGTGCACCTGCCGCTGTCGGTTGAGGCCCAGGCCGAGGCTCGCATCCTGATGCTCGCCTCGAACAACATCCTGAAGCCTTCCGACGGCCGTCCGGTGACCCTGCCCACGCAGGACATGATCATCGGTCTGCACCACCTCACCACCGTGCGCGAAGGCGCCGAGGGTGAAGGCCGCGCATTCTCGTCGGTGGCCGAGGCGATCCTCGCCTTCGACCAGAAGTCGCTCGACCTGAACGCCATGGTCAAGATCCGTCTCGTCGGTGGCAAGTTCGAGGGTGGCGTGGAGCTCAAGGAGACCACGCTCGGTCGTGCGATCTTCAACGAGACGCTGCCGGTGGACTACAAGTGGGTCGAGGAAGTGGCCGACAAGGGTCGCCTCTCGCAGCTGGTCAACGACCTGGCAGAGCGGTACCCGAAGGTTGAGGTCGCCGCGACTCTCGACCGTGTCAAGGACGCCGGTTTCTACTGGGCAACCCGCTCGGGCGTGACTGTTGCGCTCAGCGACATCCTGACTCCTCCGTCCAAGCCTGAGATCGTCGCCAAGTACGAGCTGCAGGCCGGCAAGGTGCAGGACCAGTTCGACAAGGGTCTGACCACCGACCTCGAGCGTCGCCAGGAGCTCATCCAGATCTGGACCAAGGCGACTGAAGAGGTCGCCAAGGCCATGCAGGAGAACTTCCCGCAGGACAACACCATCAACCGCATGGTGACCTCGGGTGCTCGTGGTAACTGGCTGCAGGTGCGCAACATCGCCGGTATGCGAGGCCTGGTGAACAACCCGAAGGGTGAGATCATCCCTCGCCCGATCATCTCGAGCTACCGCGAGGGACTGTCGGTTGCCGAGTACTTCATCGCGACGCACGGTGCCCGTAAGGGTCTGGCCGACACGGCGCTTCGTACCGCCGACTCGGGTTACCTGACCCGTCGTCTGGTGGATGTCTCGCAGGACGTCATCATCCGTGAGGACGACTGCGGCACTTCGAAGGGTCTCGACCTGGCGATCGCGGTTGAGGACCACACCGGTGCCTGGGTGCGCGACGCCAACGTCGAGAACTCGGTCTACGCTCGCTCGCTCGCCGCTGACGCGGTGAACGAGGCCGGCGAGGTCGTCGCTCCGGCCGGTTCGGATGTCGGTGACGTGCTCATCGACGACCTGGTCGCCAAGGGCGTTCGCACCATCAAGGTGCGTTCGGTGCTCACCTGCGAGTCCGCGGTCGGCGTTTGCGCCGCCTGCTACGGCCGCTCGCTGGCGACCGGCAAGCTCGTCGACATCGGCGAGGCCGTCGGTATCATCGCCGCACAGTCGATCGGTGAGCCCGGAACCCAGCTGACGATGCGTACCTTCCACACGGGTGGTTCGGCATCCGCCGACGACATCACCCAGGGTCTGCCGCGTGTCACCGAGCTGTTCGAGGCGCGTACCCCGAAGGGTGCGTCCCCGATCGCCGAGGCCGCCGGCCGCATCACGATCGAGGACACCGACCGTCAGCGTCGTCTGATCCTCACGCCCGACAACGGCGACGAGCCGCACATCTACCCCGTGCTCAAGCGTGCGACCCTCCTCGTTGAGGACGGGCAGCACGTCGAGCTCGGCCAGCAGTTGCACGTCGGTAACCTCGACCCGAAGGAAGTCCTTCGTGTTCGCGGTGTCCGCGCCGTTCAGCTTCACCTGGTCGATGGTGTGCAGGGCGTCTACCGCTCGCAGGGTGTGCCGATCCACGACAAGCACATCGAGGTCATCGTGCGCCAGATGCTGCGCAAGGTCACCGTCGTTGAGCACGGCGACACCGACCTGCTCCCCGGTGAGCTGGTCGACCGGTCGCGCTACAACGAGATGAACCGTGCCGCGCTCACCGAGGGCCGCAAGACGGCATCGGCCCGTCAGGAAGTCATGGGTATCACCAAGGCTTCGCTGGCGACCGAGTCGTGGCTGTCGGCGGCGTCCTTCCAGGAGACCACCCGCGTTCTGACGCAGGCGGCAATGGAGGGCAAGTCCGACCCGCTGATGGGCCTGAAGGAGAACGTCATCATCGGAAAGCTGATCCCGGCTGGTACCGGGCTCGGCAAGTACCGCAACGTATCGGTTGAGGCCACGGAAGAGGCCAAGGCTGAGCGGTACCCGAACCGGATCTTCAGCGATGACGCGTCGTTCAACGAGGCTGACCTCAGCTTCGTCGACTTCGACAGCTTCTCGTCGGACGAGCCGGGCACCTACCTCTAG